Proteins encoded together in one Aurantiacibacter aquimixticola window:
- a CDS encoding DUF421 domain-containing protein yields MFIDNETLDPLVRGFLLAMLGLVWVIVQIRIVGLRSLSKMTNFDFVMTVALGSLLASAAQVKDWVEFGQISLAMTGLFVLQVIAGRLRKSSDTIESFIQNSPVILMRNGKINHNALRQTRVAEGDLYAKLREANVLDTEKVRAVVLESTGDVSVLHGDELDDILLEGVDVEKH; encoded by the coding sequence ATGTTCATCGACAACGAAACGCTCGATCCGCTGGTGCGCGGCTTCCTTCTCGCCATGCTGGGCCTTGTTTGGGTGATTGTGCAGATCCGCATTGTCGGCCTGCGGTCCTTGTCGAAAATGACCAATTTCGATTTCGTCATGACCGTTGCCCTGGGTTCGCTCCTTGCCAGCGCGGCGCAGGTAAAGGATTGGGTCGAATTTGGACAGATATCCCTGGCAATGACCGGGCTGTTCGTGTTGCAGGTGATCGCCGGACGGCTGCGCAAGTCGTCCGATACGATCGAGAGTTTCATCCAGAATTCGCCTGTCATTCTGATGCGCAATGGGAAGATCAATCACAACGCCTTGCGGCAGACGCGCGTGGCCGAAGGCGATCTGTATGCCAAACTGCGCGAAGCCAATGTGCTCGACACCGAGAAGGTGCGCGCCGTCGTGCTGGAATCGACGGGTGACGTTTCCGTGCTGCATGGCGACGAGCTGGACGATATCCTTCTCGAAGGCGTCGACGTCGAAAAGCACTAG